A stretch of Synechococcus sp. WH 8020 DNA encodes these proteins:
- a CDS encoding YkgJ family cysteine cluster protein — MSRPPLHWSCLSQCGACCRLAPAERPEALEALSDEQQTIYLEMVGEDGWCRHFDKGGRRCRIYENRPDFCRVTGLSDLFAVPAEEVNAFAIDCCRQQIRSVHGGRSLELRKFERLIRSPQDSDD; from the coding sequence ATGAGCCGCCCTCCCCTTCACTGGTCCTGCCTGAGTCAATGCGGTGCTTGTTGCAGGCTCGCTCCGGCGGAACGACCGGAAGCGCTTGAAGCGCTATCGGACGAGCAGCAAACGATCTACCTAGAAATGGTGGGAGAAGACGGTTGGTGTCGACATTTCGACAAGGGTGGTCGGCGCTGCAGAATTTATGAGAACCGACCTGACTTTTGCCGGGTGACTGGTTTATCCGATTTATTTGCAGTACCAGCCGAGGAGGTCAATGCCTTCGCCATTGATTGCTGTCGACAGCAAATTCGCTCGGTTCATGGCGGAAGAAGCCTGGAACTGCGTAAGTTCGAGCGGTTGATTCGCTCACCTCAGGATTCCGATGACTGA
- the recJ gene encoding single-stranded-DNA-specific exonuclease RecJ has protein sequence MPSAASIQQWQLPRGIDLTALQAVPLPLPLLALLSRRGLREPAQVNALLNDSPLPKPDGHFPDMKKAVHRLHQACLKAERVAICGDYDADGMTSTALLLRTLRTLGAEPQAAIPSRMADGYGLNCSMVNELHDGGVRLIVTVDNGVAAHEALNRAEELEMEVVLTDHHTLPKTRPKALALIHPATTPDHSPYRGLAGVGLAYVLARELAERMRQPAAIASARDLFCIGTVADMAPLTGANRTLLREGLLHLHRSKCPGVRALQQLAGLGDRPLRADDIGFQLAPRINAVGRIGDPQLVVDLLTAEDQDSAIELGRQCDSLNRQRRELCDAIEAEALALLESDRDPLPPFLLLAQGHWHHGVIGIVAARLMDRFQRPTALLAADGDGLMRASVRAPEGFAVDKALDHCSNLLERHGGHPAAGGFTVKAEHVHRLHEALNVLALSWIQTRGEGLLVEPEALLSLSAINHDLWSALLSLEPFGIGHPAPLFWSRGCQVTSQRLLRGGHLKLTLAQDDCEREAIAWRWQQTEPLPATVDVAFRISLNRWQGEAKLQLDIQALREHHACLDLLRGPGVYRCTSPAASSVEIQNPTGERLSGSVNSKGVFESEDKRASHPYVADLIQDACIGLGLLP, from the coding sequence TTGCCGTCTGCCGCCTCGATTCAGCAATGGCAACTACCCAGGGGGATTGATCTCACGGCTCTGCAGGCAGTGCCCCTTCCTCTGCCCCTCCTTGCCCTGTTGTCCCGGCGAGGTCTAAGAGAACCAGCTCAGGTGAATGCACTGCTAAACGATTCACCCTTACCCAAGCCTGATGGTCACTTCCCTGACATGAAGAAGGCGGTCCATCGCTTACATCAGGCCTGTTTAAAGGCAGAGCGCGTTGCGATTTGTGGCGACTACGACGCTGATGGCATGACAAGCACAGCGTTGTTGCTGCGCACCCTGCGCACCTTGGGAGCGGAACCGCAAGCAGCGATTCCAAGCCGTATGGCTGATGGCTACGGCTTGAACTGTTCGATGGTGAATGAACTCCACGACGGTGGAGTCCGCCTCATTGTCACTGTCGATAACGGAGTGGCTGCTCACGAGGCCCTGAATAGAGCTGAAGAGTTGGAGATGGAGGTGGTGCTCACCGATCACCACACGCTCCCAAAGACACGCCCAAAAGCTCTCGCGTTGATTCATCCGGCCACAACGCCAGACCACTCTCCCTATCGGGGATTAGCAGGCGTTGGGCTCGCGTATGTGCTTGCGCGCGAACTCGCAGAACGCATGCGCCAACCCGCTGCTATCGCCAGTGCTCGTGATTTGTTTTGCATTGGAACGGTGGCCGACATGGCACCTCTGACAGGCGCGAATAGGACACTCCTGAGAGAAGGGTTGCTTCATCTCCATCGAAGCAAGTGTCCGGGTGTACGCGCCCTGCAGCAACTTGCAGGACTCGGCGATCGACCACTGCGCGCCGATGACATCGGTTTTCAACTGGCCCCCAGAATCAACGCGGTGGGACGCATCGGCGATCCCCAGCTGGTGGTGGATTTGCTCACGGCAGAGGACCAAGACAGCGCCATTGAGCTGGGTCGTCAATGCGACAGTCTCAACCGACAGCGGCGGGAGCTCTGCGATGCCATTGAGGCCGAAGCATTGGCCTTATTGGAGTCTGACCGTGATCCACTACCACCCTTTCTGCTTCTCGCGCAAGGCCACTGGCATCACGGTGTGATTGGCATCGTTGCTGCACGGCTGATGGACCGATTTCAACGCCCAACCGCCTTGCTGGCTGCTGATGGGGATGGCCTCATGCGGGCTTCGGTACGGGCACCCGAAGGGTTTGCTGTCGACAAGGCACTAGACCACTGCAGCAACCTCCTGGAACGCCATGGCGGCCACCCCGCCGCAGGGGGCTTCACCGTGAAGGCCGAACATGTGCATCGCCTGCATGAGGCGCTCAATGTCTTGGCTCTGTCTTGGATCCAAACCCGTGGAGAAGGACTTCTGGTGGAACCAGAAGCACTGTTATCGCTCTCAGCGATCAATCACGACCTTTGGTCAGCGTTGCTGTCTCTTGAACCCTTTGGCATTGGCCATCCAGCCCCTCTGTTTTGGTCGAGAGGATGCCAGGTGACATCACAACGATTGCTCCGCGGCGGGCACCTGAAACTCACCCTGGCTCAGGACGACTGTGAGCGGGAAGCCATCGCCTGGCGCTGGCAACAAACCGAGCCCCTGCCAGCCACGGTTGATGTTGCGTTTCGGATCAGCCTCAACCGCTGGCAGGGAGAAGCAAAACTGCAGCTCGACATTCAGGCGCTTCGAGAACATCATGCCTGCTTAGATCTGCTCCGCGGCCCAGGGGTTTATCGCTGCACAAGCCCCGCCGCTTCTAGCGTAGAGATTCAGAACCCCACAGGAGAGCGACTGTCTGGATCGGTGAACAGCAAAGGAGTTTTCGAAAGTGAAGACAAAAGGGCAAGCCACCCTTACGTTGCTGACCTCATTCAAGACGCTTGCATTGGCCTCGGCCTCCTTCCATGA
- a CDS encoding HAD-IA family hydrolase: MAVMPVLKTVFWDVDGTLADTEMDGHRPAFNRAFAEQGLKWTWDPETYRRLLSIPGGGLRMKTFAQQQGDVLSDAQFAQLRVSKQRHYLDAVRAGAVSFRPGVKRLLRELEQRAIAQWIVTSSGGPSVSALLGTLFPGGDHPFAGVISADDVSRHKPGPEPYLKALERSHTDPAEALAFEDSTPGLLSARSAGLRCLLMPSPWDQELDHYQDQAVAVLDHLGSAQVSCSVSSGPPCVEGFVTLEYLQMLLVLTD; the protein is encoded by the coding sequence ATGGCTGTCATGCCTGTCTTGAAGACCGTGTTCTGGGATGTGGATGGCACCCTTGCAGACACTGAAATGGATGGGCATCGACCAGCCTTCAATCGAGCTTTCGCTGAACAGGGTTTGAAGTGGACCTGGGATCCAGAGACCTACAGGCGTTTGCTCAGCATTCCTGGTGGTGGCCTTCGGATGAAAACCTTTGCGCAGCAGCAGGGTGACGTCTTGAGTGATGCGCAGTTTGCTCAGCTACGCGTTTCCAAACAGCGTCACTATCTCGATGCAGTGCGTGCCGGAGCTGTGTCGTTTCGCCCAGGGGTCAAAAGACTGCTTCGTGAGCTTGAGCAACGTGCGATTGCTCAATGGATTGTGACCAGCAGCGGCGGTCCTTCCGTCTCCGCGCTGTTAGGCACTTTGTTTCCTGGCGGCGACCATCCGTTTGCTGGGGTGATCAGTGCCGATGATGTATCAAGGCACAAACCCGGGCCTGAGCCTTATCTAAAAGCGCTAGAACGCAGCCACACCGATCCGGCTGAGGCTCTGGCCTTTGAGGATTCAACACCGGGTCTTCTCTCGGCAAGAAGCGCTGGCCTGCGTTGTCTTCTGATGCCTTCCCCATGGGATCAGGAGCTTGATCATTATCAAGATCAGGCCGTGGCGGTCCTGGATCATCTTGGAAGTGCCCAGGTTTCATGCAGTGTTTCGAGCGGCCCCCCTTGTGTCGAGGGCTTTGTCACGCTGGAGTACTTACAGATGCTTCTCGTCTTAACGGATTGA
- a CDS encoding TMEM165/GDT1 family protein: MTEAGSDSKLGFNAILLSTFTTVFLAELGDKTQLATLLLSAQSGEPWLVFIGAALALICSSLVGVLVGRWLSTILPPERLEQMAGLLMVGLGLWLGTQALKSLLETQSL; this comes from the coding sequence ATGACTGAAGCAGGTAGCGACAGCAAGCTTGGGTTCAACGCCATTCTGCTGAGCACCTTCACCACCGTTTTTTTGGCTGAATTGGGTGATAAAACCCAATTAGCCACTCTCCTTCTTTCGGCCCAATCCGGCGAACCATGGTTGGTGTTTATCGGGGCCGCGCTGGCATTGATTTGTTCAAGCCTGGTAGGAGTTCTTGTGGGACGTTGGCTCTCCACCATCCTTCCCCCAGAACGGCTGGAACAAATGGCAGGTTTGCTGATGGTGGGACTGGGTTTGTGGCTGGGAACTCAGGCCTTGAAGTCACTGTTAGAGACCCAATCACTCTGA
- the psb30 gene encoding photosystem II reaction center protein Ycf12/Psb30 — translation MGFDIHLIANFGALALITLAGPAVIFILFYRRGAL, via the coding sequence ATGGGATTTGATATCCACCTGATTGCAAATTTTGGGGCCCTCGCTCTGATCACGCTTGCTGGCCCAGCTGTGATCTTCATCCTCTTCTACAGGCGCGGAGCTCTCTGA
- a CDS encoding TMEM165/GDT1 family protein → MDFTLLISTFVTVFLAELGDKTQLATVAISGTSNRPLAVFLGSSSALVLASLIGAVAGGSLSAVIPADWLQLIASTGFLVIGGRLLMPMLQAGLGSTQAED, encoded by the coding sequence ATGGACTTCACCCTTCTCATTTCCACTTTTGTCACCGTGTTCCTGGCAGAGCTCGGTGACAAAACCCAATTAGCAACAGTTGCTATTAGCGGCACATCCAATCGCCCCTTAGCGGTGTTTCTCGGATCATCCAGCGCTTTAGTACTCGCGAGCTTGATTGGCGCTGTCGCGGGAGGATCCTTATCGGCTGTGATTCCAGCTGACTGGTTGCAACTAATTGCCTCAACTGGGTTTCTAGTGATCGGGGGCCGCCTGCTCATGCCCATGCTCCAAGCCGGACTGGGATCCACCCAGGCCGAGGACTAA
- the ftsH gene encoding ATP-dependent zinc metalloprotease FtsH, producing the protein MIVSQASGGDTKERPTNPFARFKSDPPPSYSELLTQISEGKVKDLQLVPARREVIVQYDDGRNATVSTLANDQQILRTAESAGVPLTVKDVRQEQALAGLAGNLALIALIVIGLSFLLRRSAQAANKAMGFGRSQARIRPQDEITVRFEDVAGISEAKEELQEVVTFLKQPESFIRLGARIPRGVLLVGPPGTGKTLLAKAIAGEAGVPFFSIAASEFVELFVGVGASRVRDLFRKAKEKSPCIIFIDEIDAVGRQRGAGIGGGNDEREQTLNQLLTEMDGFADNSGVILLAATNRADVLDTALMRPGRFDRRIHVDLPDRKGREAILSVHARSRPLSDEVSLADWALRTPGFSGADLANLINEAAILTARHERSFVGSSELEVALERITMGLSASPLQDSAKKRLIAYHEIGHALVAAHTPHADPVDKVTLLPRSGGVGGFTRFFPDEEVIDSGLVSKAYLRARLVMALGGRAAEMVVFGPGEITQGASGDLQMVSHLAREMVTRFGFSSLGPVALEGGDQEVFLGRDLIQTRPSYAESTGKAIDACVRQLAIQALNEAIALLESRRKVMDRLVEALIAEETLSSSRFYDLAGLDQPLSQSPLAHKPAVT; encoded by the coding sequence ATCATTGTCTCCCAGGCATCTGGGGGGGATACCAAGGAAAGGCCCACCAATCCTTTTGCTCGTTTCAAATCGGATCCACCGCCGAGTTACAGCGAGTTATTGACACAAATTTCAGAGGGAAAAGTCAAAGATCTGCAGTTGGTTCCTGCTCGGCGGGAAGTGATCGTTCAATACGACGACGGCCGCAATGCCACTGTTTCCACGCTGGCGAACGATCAGCAAATCCTGCGCACAGCTGAATCTGCTGGTGTTCCCCTAACGGTCAAAGATGTTCGTCAGGAACAAGCATTGGCTGGTTTGGCGGGAAACTTGGCCCTGATCGCCTTGATTGTGATCGGTCTTTCCTTTCTTCTTCGTCGCTCAGCGCAGGCGGCAAACAAGGCCATGGGCTTTGGTCGCAGTCAAGCGCGGATCCGCCCTCAAGATGAAATCACCGTTCGATTTGAGGACGTCGCTGGGATCAGCGAAGCCAAGGAGGAACTTCAGGAGGTCGTGACCTTTCTGAAGCAACCGGAGAGTTTTATCCGTCTTGGAGCCCGGATCCCCCGGGGTGTTCTGTTGGTGGGACCACCAGGAACGGGTAAAACCTTGCTTGCCAAAGCCATCGCTGGCGAGGCTGGCGTTCCATTTTTCTCGATCGCTGCATCTGAGTTTGTTGAGCTCTTTGTGGGCGTTGGTGCCAGCCGCGTTCGCGATCTGTTTCGCAAGGCCAAGGAAAAATCGCCTTGCATCATTTTTATCGATGAAATTGACGCTGTTGGCCGTCAACGCGGTGCAGGAATTGGGGGAGGAAATGATGAGCGCGAGCAGACCCTGAATCAGTTGCTGACTGAAATGGATGGTTTTGCGGATAATTCAGGTGTGATCCTGCTAGCGGCCACCAATAGAGCTGATGTTCTGGATACAGCTTTGATGCGTCCAGGCCGTTTCGATCGTCGTATCCATGTCGACCTGCCTGATCGCAAAGGTCGTGAAGCGATTCTTTCGGTCCATGCCCGAAGTAGACCCCTCTCAGACGAAGTCTCTTTGGCTGATTGGGCCTTAAGAACACCAGGTTTTTCAGGTGCTGACTTGGCCAACCTCATCAATGAGGCCGCGATCCTTACGGCACGTCATGAGCGCTCTTTTGTGGGGAGCTCAGAGTTAGAAGTTGCGTTGGAACGCATCACGATGGGCTTATCCGCGTCTCCACTGCAAGACAGTGCCAAGAAACGCTTGATTGCTTATCACGAAATTGGCCACGCCTTGGTGGCAGCTCATACACCTCACGCTGATCCCGTGGACAAGGTGACTCTGCTCCCACGTAGTGGCGGTGTGGGCGGATTTACCCGATTTTTCCCTGATGAGGAGGTGATTGATTCCGGCCTGGTGAGCAAAGCTTATTTGCGGGCGCGTCTTGTGATGGCACTTGGTGGTCGTGCTGCAGAGATGGTGGTGTTTGGACCTGGTGAGATCACTCAGGGAGCGAGCGGAGACCTTCAAATGGTGTCTCATCTCGCCAGAGAAATGGTGACTCGCTTTGGATTTTCTTCTTTAGGGCCCGTCGCCCTTGAAGGCGGAGACCAGGAGGTGTTTTTAGGCAGAGATTTAATTCAGACCCGTCCTTCTTATGCAGAGAGCACTGGTAAAGCGATTGATGCTTGTGTCCGCCAACTTGCAATCCAAGCTCTCAACGAGGCGATCGCCTTGTTGGAGTCGCGTCGCAAGGTGATGGACCGTCTTGTGGAGGCCTTGATTGCCGAAGAAACCCTATCGAGTTCGCGTTTTTATGATTTGGCAGGTCTTGATCAACCCCTCAGCCAATCCCCTCTGGCTCACAAGCCAGCCGTGACTTGA
- the rpmF gene encoding 50S ribosomal protein L32, whose amino-acid sequence MAVPKKKTSKSKRNQRHAVWKAKAATAAQRAMSIGKSVLSGRAQGFVYPVADADDSED is encoded by the coding sequence ATGGCTGTACCGAAGAAGAAAACCTCAAAGAGCAAGCGCAATCAACGGCATGCTGTTTGGAAAGCAAAAGCTGCCACTGCTGCACAACGTGCCATGTCAATCGGCAAGTCGGTCTTGAGTGGTCGTGCTCAAGGTTTTGTGTATCCGGTTGCTGATGCTGATGACAGCGAGGACTGA
- a CDS encoding kinase — MAPKGLSLLLETLGWSDPDLWWSHWQQRGGFELARRVWPAEVKDEWLLGVALPLLSQAESLLESGGRPLLGLSALPGCGKTTLCDWLVQASSELGWSIAFLSIDDFYWPGPELDRRMAGNPWGVPRAIPGSHDLELMATALDRWRETGVLYAPRFDKSLRQGRGDRSEWVRSTPDLVVFEGWFVGVHVSDEVSFDQNSTTEPPVAETIDSLELTTEELLYREQLIRLIPDYVPIWNRIDKLWHLKSQSGTSSRLWKRQQVETQAKTTGVQVHQTAVQNFVRMIETVFPAPWLQDLHQSDVVIDLTNQRAVREITLK, encoded by the coding sequence ATGGCTCCCAAAGGTCTGTCATTGCTCCTTGAAACCTTGGGATGGTCAGATCCAGATCTCTGGTGGAGCCATTGGCAGCAACGCGGTGGCTTCGAGCTTGCCCGTCGTGTCTGGCCTGCAGAAGTGAAGGATGAATGGTTGCTGGGCGTGGCATTGCCACTGCTTTCGCAGGCAGAGAGCCTCTTAGAGAGCGGTGGTCGTCCTCTGCTCGGATTGAGTGCACTCCCTGGATGCGGGAAAACCACACTTTGTGATTGGCTTGTTCAAGCGAGTTCCGAGTTGGGGTGGTCGATCGCGTTTCTTTCGATCGATGATTTTTATTGGCCTGGTCCGGAGCTTGATCGACGGATGGCAGGAAATCCGTGGGGAGTGCCCAGGGCCATACCTGGCAGTCATGATTTGGAACTGATGGCTACAGCTCTCGACCGTTGGCGAGAGACAGGAGTGTTGTACGCCCCTCGCTTTGATAAATCCCTACGTCAAGGTCGAGGAGATCGCAGTGAATGGGTTCGCTCCACTCCAGATTTAGTTGTTTTTGAAGGATGGTTCGTTGGCGTTCACGTTTCCGACGAGGTCTCTTTTGATCAGAATTCCACCACCGAGCCGCCTGTTGCTGAGACCATCGATTCCCTGGAACTCACGACGGAAGAGTTGTTGTATCGCGAGCAGTTGATTCGGCTCATCCCTGACTACGTACCGATCTGGAATCGAATCGATAAGCTCTGGCACCTCAAATCTCAAAGCGGAACATCAAGCCGGCTTTGGAAACGACAGCAGGTGGAGACTCAGGCCAAGACCACTGGTGTTCAAGTGCATCAAACAGCTGTTCAAAATTTTGTTCGGATGATTGAAACTGTGTTTCCAGCTCCTTGGTTGCAGGATCTGCATCAATCCGATGTTGTGATTGATCTCACCAACCAACGCGCTGTTCGTGAGATCACCTTGAAATGA
- a CDS encoding chloride channel protein — MTSELKSTSSRFLGTAAVFNEISRLGRHFIGLLVVGVLIGLACLPLNLVDRIQEWLFQFLPTTGENPWTSIGLLIVFTPVVVMPILLILQRGPWRAGAGSGIPSTMNALGDPSLMPSAMEAGSTVHRGILWSLATAAMFPLGREGPVVQFGSAVARACQKRWPNWMPALTERQMVAIGGGAGLAGGFNTPLLGVVFMLEELTAEYSIVTIWPALLVCIAAAGFSNLGGEPIFGLGLINVFAPESEQLLLAVPIGIAAGLVGGFFNRGLVWSTSRLAPMVRQRPLRTGLFLGAALSLLALLSWGTSTADGEALVKQLLERGLPELGSDHSNVRSGLVSIWITVVRVIGPMLALAPGVPGGLIDPSLTFGAVLGYSTCAVIGFSTQVGVGLGLAAGLAGATQLPLVSLIFSWRLVGDQQLFAGACLTAIIAAYTGRLVSRTPVYHALAKLQRAPRL, encoded by the coding sequence ATGACTTCTGAACTCAAATCCACCAGCTCACGGTTCCTGGGCACAGCGGCGGTTTTCAACGAGATCAGTCGACTTGGGCGCCACTTCATTGGCTTGCTGGTTGTTGGCGTCTTGATCGGCCTGGCGTGCCTCCCACTGAATCTTGTTGATCGCATTCAGGAGTGGCTCTTCCAGTTCCTGCCAACAACCGGCGAAAACCCGTGGACCTCGATCGGTCTGCTGATTGTGTTCACTCCTGTGGTGGTAATGCCAATCCTGTTAATTCTTCAGCGGGGACCGTGGCGTGCAGGTGCTGGATCAGGAATTCCATCCACGATGAACGCCCTGGGAGATCCTTCGTTGATGCCCAGTGCGATGGAAGCAGGCAGCACAGTGCACAGAGGAATTCTGTGGTCGCTGGCAACAGCAGCCATGTTTCCTCTGGGACGGGAAGGCCCGGTGGTGCAATTTGGCTCTGCTGTGGCACGCGCCTGTCAGAAACGTTGGCCCAATTGGATGCCAGCTCTGACTGAACGGCAGATGGTTGCCATCGGCGGAGGTGCTGGCCTAGCCGGCGGCTTCAACACCCCCCTACTTGGTGTTGTCTTCATGCTTGAGGAGCTCACCGCTGAATATTCAATCGTCACGATCTGGCCAGCTTTGCTGGTGTGCATCGCCGCGGCTGGTTTTTCGAACCTTGGAGGGGAGCCGATCTTTGGCTTAGGTCTTATCAATGTGTTTGCACCCGAAAGTGAACAACTCTTGCTGGCCGTGCCGATCGGAATCGCCGCTGGACTTGTCGGTGGATTCTTTAACCGTGGTCTGGTTTGGTCCACATCGCGTTTAGCTCCAATGGTGCGACAACGTCCCCTGCGCACCGGCCTATTCCTTGGCGCAGCACTCAGTCTGCTCGCCTTGTTGAGCTGGGGAACTAGCACTGCGGACGGTGAAGCACTCGTGAAGCAACTCCTCGAGCGAGGCTTACCAGAATTGGGGTCAGATCACAGCAATGTCCGCTCAGGACTCGTGAGCATTTGGATCACGGTGGTCCGGGTGATTGGCCCCATGCTCGCCCTAGCACCAGGAGTGCCAGGCGGATTGATCGACCCATCACTCACCTTCGGTGCCGTACTCGGTTACAGCACCTGTGCGGTGATTGGATTCAGCACCCAAGTGGGTGTAGGTCTTGGACTAGCGGCAGGACTAGCTGGTGCCACCCAACTGCCGCTGGTCTCGCTCATTTTTTCCTGGCGACTGGTGGGCGATCAACAGTTATTTGCAGGAGCTTGTCTCACGGCCATCATTGCCGCTTACACCGGACGGCTGGTCTCCAGAACACCGGTGTATCACGCTCTCGCAAAGCTTCAGAGAGCTCCGCGCCTGTAG
- a CDS encoding DUF565 domain-containing protein, with amino-acid sequence MTTHLTRYEQFQRRIGVQLTRALTGSWRRRSLGVLSLLLGFLLGSNFTMYWFQKIGQRPVVVFLMVVVIELLIRARTYVKQEPWPLGWLALDNIRIGCVFSVVFEAFKLGS; translated from the coding sequence ATGACGACCCATCTCACCCGCTATGAACAGTTTCAGCGACGGATTGGTGTTCAACTCACACGAGCGCTAACTGGATCTTGGCGTCGCCGCAGCCTGGGTGTTCTCTCCCTGCTGCTGGGGTTCCTTTTGGGCAGCAACTTCACCATGTATTGGTTTCAAAAGATCGGCCAACGCCCCGTAGTCGTTTTCTTGATGGTGGTTGTGATTGAGCTGCTGATTCGAGCACGTACCTATGTCAAGCAAGAACCATGGCCCCTGGGGTGGCTAGCCCTCGACAACATCCGGATTGGTTGCGTGTTTTCAGTCGTCTTTGAGGCCTTCAAGCTTGGCTCCTGA